The DNA segment CGGGTCGAGGGTCTCGTCGCCGCCGGGGAAGAACAGCGGCATCACGGCCCAGCCGAGCGCCAGGACGGCCACCAGAAGCACGACCACCGAGTCGGCGTGCGCTGTGCCGCGCAGCATGATCAGGCCGAGCAGTTGCAGCGCCGCGAAGATCAGGACCACGACGGCCGAGGCGATGTAGGCGGCCCGCCGGCCACCGGACTGGCGCAGGCCGTTCCGCAGCAGCGACAGCTTCAGCCGTACGACGACTCCGGTCACGTCGGCGCTCATCGGGCCCCGCCGAGCCAGTCGAGGTCGGACCCGGTGTCGCGGGCGTTCGCGCCGACGAGTTCGAGGAACGCCTGCTGCAGCGAGGCCGCGTCGCCGCGGACCTCGGCGAGGGGGCCGTGCGCCCGGATGCGCCCGGCGGCCATGACGGCGACCCAGTCACACAGTGACTCGACAAGCTCCATGACGTGGGAGGAGAAGACGACGGTCGCGCCGGAGGCGGTGTAGCGCTCCAGGACGCCCCGGATGGTCTGGGCGGAGACCGGGTCGACGCCCTCGAACGGCTCGTCCAGGAACAGCACTTCGGGATTGTGGAGCAGCGCCGCCGCGAGGCCGATCTTCTTGCGCATACCGGTCGAGTAGTCGACGACCAGCTTGTGCTGCGCCCCCGCCAGATCGAGCACGTCCAGCAGCTGGGTGACCCGCTTGTCGACCTCGGCGCCGGGGAGCCCGCGCAACCGCCCCGTGTACGCGAGCAACTCCCGCCCGGAGAGCCGCTCGAAGAGCCGAAGCCCTTCGGGCAGCACCCCGATCCGCGCCTTCACCTCGACCGGGTCCCGCCAAACGTCGTGCCCGACGACCTCGACGGACCCCTGATCGGGCCGGAGCAGGCCGGTCACCATGGAGAGGGTGGTGGTCTTCCCGGCCCCGTTGGGGCCCACGAGCCCGATGAACTTCCCTGCGGGCAACTCCAGATCAATCCCGGCAACGGCAACTTGCTGCCCGAACCGCTTCCAGAGCCCACGCACACTTACGGCCGACGTCATGGGTGCCAACCTAAAGGGGCGCGGGGCTGTTTCGGTATGCGGCTCCGTCGCGTGGGTTCAGCGGTCCCGCCCACAGGCATACGCGAGCGGCGAGATCAACTCCTCCGCGTCCGGCAGCCACCGATTGGCCGGCGTAGGCCGGCAGGCCCACTGCACAGCCCCCCGAGACCCGAACCGAGTCGGCGGCCCGGCGACCCACGCGCCCTCTCCGAGCGCGACCAGATCCAGCGAGCCGACGGACCAGCCCAGCTTGCGCACCAGCTCGGGCACCTTCACCGATGCCCCCGGCAGCACGAAGAAGTGCATCCGGCGGTCCGGCGCCAACGTCACCGGCCCCAGCGTCAGTTCCATCCGCTCCATACGGGCCAGGGCGAGAAACCCGGCCGTCTCCGGGACGGAGATCGCGTCGAAGGTGCGCCCCGTCGGCAGCAGGATCGACGCGTTCGGCTGCTTCTGCCACATCCGGCGGGCGACCGTCGCGCTCCCGGTCGCCTGTGTCGCCCAGTCCGGGCGTGCGGGGTGCGCGCCGGGCGCGGGGCAGGCGGTGTCGCTGCAGGAACAGAGCTGCACGCCGTCCACGGCCTCCAGCCAGGTCCCGGGGAACACGTCCCAGTGACGCTCCTCGGCGTAGCGAACGGCGGTCTCCAGCAGCGTTTCGCCGCGCTGCTTGGGAATCTGTGCGGCTTCGGTGGCCGGGATCGTCTCTTCCACGCCCAACACAACTCCCGCACCCACCTGTAGTTACGGCGTAGCGCGCGCGGGGGAGGAGCATTGATTCCTCATCTGGGGCGCATGGGTGCACGTGTGGGGGCGCGCGGGAGGATCCGTGGCCGGAGCTGGGTAGCCCACTGTGGGGTCGGCTTCCGCCTTTACCCCGGCAATCCTCACAAGCCTCGCATTTTCGGTATGCCGACGGGGCATTGATCTTCACGGCCGGAAACTTGCGGTGCACAGCCAGTGCCCCGGGCCGGATCCGGTGGTGGAAGACACATCAACTCGGTGCGTGGGCAGGCACCGCAGCCACAGGGGGTACGCCATGGCCGCAAGGCCTCTCGTCGCGCGACAGCCGAACGAACGGCTGCAGGCGCTCATCCAGGAAGCGGGCTGCTCGAACGCCGGGCTGGCCCGCCGGGTCAACATGTGCGGTGCCGAGCACGGCCTCGATCTGCGCTACGACAAGACATCCGTGGCCCGTTGGCTGCGCGGACAGCAGCCGCGGGGACGGGCGCCGGCGATCATCGCGGAGGCACTCGGCCGCAAGCTGGGCCGTACGGTCACGATCGACGAGATCGGCATGGCCAACGGCAAGAACCTCGCGTCCGGCGTCGGTCTCCAGTTCTCGCCGACGGTACTGGGGGCCATCGAGCAGGTCTGCGAGCTGTGGCGCAGCGACGTCGGGCGCCGGGACTTCCTGTCCGGCTCGTCCGTCGCCGCGTCCGCGCTGGTCGAGCCCAGCCGCGACTGGCTGATCTCGTCGCCCGACTCACAGGTGGCGCGCTCGGCGGGGCCGCGGGTGGGGCAGTCCGATGTGCAGGCCGTGCGCGCGATGACTCAGGCGCTCGTGGACCTGGACCATCAGTACGGCAGCGGGCATGTGCGCCCGGTCGTCGTGCACTACCTGAACAGTGTCGTCTCCGGGCTGCTGGCCGGGTCGTACCGGGAGGCGGTCGGGCGGGAACTCTTCGCCGCCGTCGCGCGGTTGACCGAGCTCGCCGGGTACATGGCGATCGACACCGGGCAGCCGGGGCTCGCCCAGCGGTACTACATCCAGGCGCTGCGGCTGGCGCAGGGGGCGGGAGACCGGGGGTACGGCGGGTACGTGCTGGCCGCCTCCATGAGCCACCTCGCCGCGCAGCTCGGGAACCCGCGCGAGATCTCGCAGCTCGCGAGGGCGGCGCAGGAGGGGCGCGGGGGCGCGTGACGCCGCGCGCGGAGGCCATGTTCTACGCGGCCGAGGCGCGAGGGCATGCACTGATGGGCGACGCGCGCGCCGCCCAGGTGGCGTCCGGACGTGCCGTGACCGCACTGGAGACGGCGGATCCGGAGTCCGGGGACGACCCGGCGTGGATCGCGCACTTCGACGAGGCCTATCTCGCCGACGAGTTGGCGCACTGCCACCGCGACCTCGGCCAGGCCGAGGCGGCGGCGCGGCGCGCGGAGGAGTCGCTGTCCGGCCTCCCGGAGACGAAGGCGCGGCGCCGGGCGATCGGCTATGTGCTGCTCGCCACAGCGCAGGTGCAGCAGCGCGAGGTCGAGCAGGCCTGCCATACCGGTCTGAAGGCCGTGGAACTGCT comes from the Streptomyces sp. NBC_00443 genome and includes:
- a CDS encoding ABC transporter ATP-binding protein produces the protein MTSAVSVRGLWKRFGQQVAVAGIDLELPAGKFIGLVGPNGAGKTTTLSMVTGLLRPDQGSVEVVGHDVWRDPVEVKARIGVLPEGLRLFERLSGRELLAYTGRLRGLPGAEVDKRVTQLLDVLDLAGAQHKLVVDYSTGMRKKIGLAAALLHNPEVLFLDEPFEGVDPVSAQTIRGVLERYTASGATVVFSSHVMELVESLCDWVAVMAAGRIRAHGPLAEVRGDAASLQQAFLELVGANARDTGSDLDWLGGAR
- a CDS encoding bifunctional DNA primase/polymerase; translation: MLGVEETIPATEAAQIPKQRGETLLETAVRYAEERHWDVFPGTWLEAVDGVQLCSCSDTACPAPGAHPARPDWATQATGSATVARRMWQKQPNASILLPTGRTFDAISVPETAGFLALARMERMELTLGPVTLAPDRRMHFFVLPGASVKVPELVRKLGWSVGSLDLVALGEGAWVAGPPTRFGSRGAVQWACRPTPANRWLPDAEELISPLAYACGRDR